In the Actinomycetota bacterium genome, GACTACGTCCGCGAAAGCCTCGCCCCGTGCGTCGGCGTCCCGGACGACCGCGTCGGCAACTCCAAAGCCTTTGACTTCGGCATCGCGCACCACGAAGTCCCGACGTCCGTCGCCTTCGCCGGCCGTATCTGCGAAGGGAGGCTATGCGCTGAAGGCCCCCGAGTCCGGTGTGTATTCCTGGGACACCGAGGGGTGGGAGAAGGTCGATGACTTCCCGACCCGCGAGTACCCGAGTGAATCCCAGCGAATAGTTGAGTCCTCAGGCAGATCGTGGACGAACCATCACATCTTCTCGAGCGAGCACGAGGAATGGTTTCCCCTCGCGATCTCTGAGACCGGTGTCAGGTGTTCGTACTTCCGCATGAAACTCAAGGTCGGTCCGGTCACCGAGGATGTGTTGATCGAGTTCGCGACGCCGGTCCGGTTCTCGGTGTTCCCGCAGAAGGTGGGGCAAACCTGGGAAGGGTCCTGGGAGGGGGACACTTCGGGGACCTACACGGGCAAGACCCTCGAACACTCGACTCAGCGGATAGGTTCGGAGGATGTTGAGACCTGGGCCGTCGCGATCAAGATGCAGATGGAGGGCGAGGTCTCCGGCACCGTCGACGTTCGCCTGTGGATCGCACCGAAGTATCGGTTCACAACGAAAGAGATCTACAAACTCGATCACAGCAGCGGCGGCCATCGGTATCGCACCGAATCAACTATCACGTTGCAGTCCGTCACTCCGCAGCGCTAGCCCTTCACCTCCGGCAGGAGTTGCGCTCCGATCCTCGAACGTACCTGGGGTCGGATACGCTGCGAACTTATGAGACGCATAGGGATCGTCCTCGCAACGCTCGCGCTCGCCGCCTCGGCATGCAGCGCCCGAACCCCGAACGCGCAGCCTTCTGGAACTACTTCCGCGGAGCCCACAGCGAGCCCTGCGACGTTCGCTCATCAGGTGTGGTTCAACGATGCCGACGGGAAATTGTTGTTGGGGTATCGGACTGCGGCAGGCACGCCTGCGGTCGCGCGCGCGGCAATCACCTCGATGCTGGATGGGCCGACGAGCGCCGAGCGCGCGCAGGGTACTGGAACGTCGATTCCGGTTGAAACCAAACTGGTGGACTTAAACATCGCCGACCGCGTGGCGACAGTAGACCTGAGTTCGGAGTTCGAAGCGTCGGGTGGAACCCTCGGCGAACGGCTACGCCTGGCGCAGGTCGTGTTCACTCTTACTCAGTTCGACACGGTGACTTCGGTGAGCCTTCGTATCGACGGCCGTGCGATTCGTGAATTCGGCAGTCACGGATTGGTTCTTGATCGACCATCCACGCGCGATGATTTCGAGGACCTGATGCCCGCCATCGTGGTGGAACACCCCATTCCCGGCGACCGGGTGAGCAGTCCCGTGACCGTGTCCGGAACGGCGAACGTCTTCGAGGCGACCGTCAGTCTGCGCATCTTGGATGCCGGAGGAAAAGAGATCGCGACGACGTTTACCAACGCAACATGCGGGACCGGATGCCGTGGTACCTACTCCGTCAATGTGACTTTCGAAGTCGCGGCCGAGCAGCAGGGCACCATTGAGGTCTTTGTGTCGTCGGCAAAGGACGGCAAGCCGACGGATGTTGTCCGGGTGCCGGTCATTCTGACCGGCTGAACGACGAAAGGACCCGCACGGCGAGTCCTTTCGCAGAAAGCGTTTGGATCAGGTGGTTATCAACTTCTCGCCCCCGGACACTCTGCGCCAGTGCCATAGGCCGAGTATTGACAGCACCGCCATAACGATCGCGAATGCAAGCGACACCAGAGAACCGATGCGCGCGATCTGGCCTAGCTTCCAAAACGCGTAAGCGTTAAGGAGCAATCCGCGAAGCGTTTCACCTCTGAACAGGGTATCGACTGCCGCTTTCAACGATGGGTCGTCGGGGGCCGCGCGGGAGGCAGCACTCGCTTCTGCATAGGTCTTGCCCCCGGCCGCGTTCTTCAGGTGGGGCGCAATGAAGTGGTTGGCGTACGCCTCTGCCTGCTGTCCGTTCAGCAGTTGCTGACCCGCGTACTTGTTGATGAACGGACCGATGTCAGGGGACTCTGTTGCGGGACCCGCCGGCGGGAAGAAGATCTTCTGCGCGCGCAGTTGGTCTTCGACGTTGGTGTTGGCGAAGTTCGATCCCCACATCAACATCACGCCGGCAAGTAACAGGAATGCAGTAAGCATCACGCCGACTGAAGTTAAGAGCATGTCGAACGTCCGTCGCGGCATCGTCTACCTCCTTTGGTGGCGAATCCTACAGTTGGAAGTCTATGCCTATTTTGGAAGTCTATGCCTATTGTCGAGACTTCTTCAGGACAATCTGCCGGCCGGATCGTGCGTTGCCGGGGCAAAACCGACACCGAAGTTTAGGAGTCAACTGATAATGCGGTTGCGAAAGCCCTTCGTTCCCGCAAGACAGAGCTCGCGGTCAAGTAACGGCGCGTCAGGGCGAAGTGAACGTGACGGTTTGTGTTGTGAAGTACCTCGGTGTCGCCTCCAAAGCGCGTGTCGGCGCGGTGTATTGCTGCAGTGTGTGCGCCGGCCCAAGGTCTACAGCGAATGCGAGTCGTCCGGTCGCGTCGGCGGTCGCAGAAGCAGTAATTGCGCCCGACAGCGCCACGACCTCGCCGGGCGTGAAGCATGCAGCCGTGGTCACCGTTTCGGTTCCCGAGCCTGTCAGCGTCGCGCGCGCGCATGAAGCATCGCGCACCTCAAGGAACTCAGGCGCGCGCGCCGAGTCCGCCCCAAACGACCAGCCCCACACCTTGAACGAAGGCTCGACTGCGCGGTAGTTGAATGTCGCGGGCGCAGCAGCGCCAAACTCCAAATGCGGCCACCACTTGGCGATGTCGCGCTTCCAGTACTTCCAGGTGTGGAGCCCGCCGTCCAGTCGACTTCGTGTGTGATGCCCTCGCGCGTCAGCGCGGCGTCGAAGTTCTGAGCCATGTCCAGAATCTCGCGCTCTCCAGCCATTCCGGTCGAGTCGAGGGGGTCGTCCGCCTCAGGGATGCCGTCGCCGTTTGCCACGTACAGCGACATCCCTGCGAGGTTGGCCGCAAGGTCGGTTGGGTTGTGCGCGTGCCACCAGACTTCGTCCGTTAGCGGGTTTCCCCACACCGCGAACCGGTCGTCTCCGGACTTCGGACCGAATGCGCCGGCGATAGCCAGCTCTGCCACGGGGCTCTTGTCGGTCGTGTCCACGGCTCCGGAGAAGGACGCCGCCGCGAGGAACAGACGGGATGCCGCGCCGCGTAACTCATCGACCCGAAGCCGCCCATCGACAGCCCCGCGATGGCCCGCCCCGCGCGCGCGCCGATCGTCCGGTAGTGCGTGTCAATGTAGGGGATGAGCGTGCCGATGTGGAATGACTCCCACTTGTTCGCTCCGTTGCGCCAATCTGAGTACCAGCCGTCCGGGTCACCGCCCGGAGTCACGAAGATGGCTTGCTTGTCGGCGGCGAAGGCTGCCAGGTTGCCCATGTCGAGCCAGGTGTTCTCGTTCTCGCTGTAGCCGTGAAGGAGGTAGATGACCGGGTAGCGTAGCGGGCCGGAGTCGTAGCCGTCCGGGAGCACAACGTTCACCGGCACGTCTCCGAACTTGACGAGTTCCACGCTGACGCCCGCGCGCGCGGCGCCCGGCAGGCTGAGGGAGGCGAGCAGTACGAGCAAGGCAAGAGCGCGGCGCGCGATCATCGGCACCTCCTCCGGGTTCCGGTGGAGAGGGATTCGGCCCGGCTCCGCCTGATTCCTGTTCCCTGCTCGGCCGATTGTGCTGCTGCCCGCGCTGCGGGACTGGCGCCGTCTGCGGCGGATGGCGGTGTCGACAGGCGCGTCACTCACCGTGGCGGTGCACCGATTCGCCGGAGTAAAGTGAAGTTTCGACCCTTGGGGGGAGATCGCATTGCTTTTCGCGGGCGGCTCTTCCGCCCCAGGCTCACTTCGGGAGCGCGCATGGGTACGAGGGTATTGATCGTCGAGGATCATGCGGTCGTGCGCGAGGGGACGCGTGAGATCCTGGCGCGCGACGCGACCCTCGAAGTGGCCGGGGAGGCGGGCACGGCCTCGGAGGCGGTGCGCCTCGCGCGCGAACTTCGTCCGGACGTGATCCTGCTCGACCTCGCGCTGCCCGACAGAAACGGCATCGACGCGGTCCCCGACATCGCGGAGGCTGCCCCCGACGCCAGAATCCTGGTGTTGAGCGCCTACGACGATGAGGACTACGTGGTGGCCGCTATAGAGGCCGGGGCGGCCGGATACCTGCTGAAGACCATGCGGGGCAAAGAGGTGATCGAAGCGATTCACGCCGCGCGCGAGGGCCGAGTGACCCTCCATCCGGCAGTTGCCGCCAAGCTGCGGCACTCGCTGCAGAAGGGATCGCCGTCCCTGTCTCCCCGGGAAAGAGAGATCCTCGAGTTGGCGGCGCGTGGCCTTCGCAACAAGGAAATCGGCCGCGCCATGCACCTCAGCGTCCGCACGGTGGAGGGGCATCTCAGCCACATCCTGGCGAAGCTGGGCGTCTCCTCCCGGACCGAAGCGGTCGTCTACGGAGTCGCCCGCCACTGGTTCGACATGGACCGGACCGCAGGTGAGACATCGCCGTGACGTGGTCGAGCGGTGAAGAGCCCGCAGCGACGGGCCTCCGAGAGCGGCTTCGCAGCCGTCGCTTCTGGGCGGTACAGGCCCTGGTTGTTCTCGTCACCGCCACGCACGCAATGGTCGAATGGCTTGAGCTTCTGACCGGATACAGCCTCGATGCGGCGTATTTCGTCCCGGCCTCTCTCTACTTCATCCCGGTGCTCTACGCGAGCCTGAGGTTCGGTCGCGAGGGCGCGGTTCCGACCGCGCTGTGGGCAGGACTCCTTGCAATACCCAACATGCTCATTTGGCACTCCGGACTCGAGCGAGTCGGCGAAGCCACGCAACTCCTCGTTGTGGTGATCATCGCCCTCATCGTGTCCGGCAGGGTCGATCGGGAGACGACGGCTCGTCACAGGGCGGAAACCGAGGAGTCGAGTCGGAGAGCTTCTGAGGCTAGATATCGCAGCCTCTTCGAGAGCGCGGCAGAGCCGATCCTGATCCTCGACGCCGACGGAACGATCGAGGAAGGGAATGCGGCCGCGAGCGCGCTCTTCGGTCGTCCCGCCGCCCAGCTTCGCGGACTCGATCTAACGCGCTTCGTCGATCCTGCCGCCGCGGCAGTTCTCCTTCGCCTCGTGCGCAGTGAGAGATCGTCCCACAAGGAGATACTCATCCGAACGGCGGACGACCGCAGAACCTGGGTCGAACCCGTGTGCAGTGCCTTCAAGGACTCGAGCGGGAAGGTGATGGTTCAGGCCGTCCTTCGGGACGTGACCGAACGGCGAGAACGCCAGCAGGGTTTGGAGTCGTACGCTCAGCAGATGCAGCAAGTCCAGGAAGAAGAGCGGCTTCGTATCGCGCGCGAACTCCACGACGGAAGCGTCCAGTCGCTCGTTGCCCTTTGCCGGAAACTCGACTCCGTGGAAGAGGCAACGGAGATCGCCGCCCTCGGCGACGTGAACCGCACCATCCGGGACGCACGTGAAGCTGCGGAAGCCGTGGCCGATGAATTGCGGCGCTTCAGCCGCGACTTGCGGCCGTCCGTCCTGGACAACTTGGGCCTGGTTCCCGCGGTCCGGTGGGTCGTGAACGACCTCGAACGGCGTACCGGAATGCGTGGGACGTTCACCGTCGAGGGCCCCGAGCAACGTGTTCATTCGGACGTCGAACTCTGCCTATTTCGCATCGCACAGGAGGCCCTGCGCAACGTCGAACACCATGCGCGCGCCTCGCGCGCGCGCGTCCGGATTTCGTTCGCCGGCACGCTGCGCCTCATCGTCGCCGATGACGGGCGGGGGTTTGATGCCGCGAGGAACCCCGACGGGCGCGCGCCGGATCATCTCGGTCTCCTCGGGATGAAGGAGCGAGTGCGACTGCTCGGTGGCGAACTCCGTGTGGCCTCATCTCCCGGAGCAGGGACGAGCGTGGAGGCTTCCATCCCGATGACCGCCCGCCCCGGCGACGGCCGAGTCCGCCCCGGAACCCCCGGCCACTGGAGCCGGGAGCAGCGCATCGAGCAGTAACCCGCGTGTTTTCACCTATGTGAGACACGTGTTTTCCCCGATGCTCGGCAGCGCCCACTCCGCAACCATTGGGCGGGGTTCGTCCGGCGGCGGTCGAAGGGGAACCGTCGTGTGGTTCGACAGAGGGAGACGGGGAAATGAAGAGAGCTATGGTGCGCTTTCCGGCGCTGGTGCTCGCAGCGCTGACGCTCGCGACTTCGGCCTGCGGCAGTGACAAGCCGTCGAACGTCGCGACGAGTCCGACGCCGTCTGCGACGGCGCTCGGTGCCGACCAGTACGTCCAGAACGCCTCCGCGTTTGTGGACGCCGCGAACTGGGACGCCGCGGCAACCGTGCGCTTGGAACTCGGCGAGATGTACTTCAAGCCGGAGGTCCTCACGTTCGAGGCCGGCAAGCCCTACAAGGTTGAAATCGTCAACGCCGGGAAGAAAGACCACGAGTTCGTCGCCGGCGACTTCTTCCGCTCCATCGCTACGCGCAAGGCAGAGGACACAAGTGCTGAAGTCAAGGTCCCCTACTTCACCGAAGTCGAGGTACTCGCCGGCAAAAGCACGGAGTTGTTGTTCGTCGCGGTGATGCCGGGAACGTTCGAGATGTTGTGCGAGATCGAGGGCCACCGCGAGGAGGGCATGGAGGGGACAATCACCGTGACCGGCTCGCCGCCTACCGTTCCCGCTCCGGTATTGGCCGGCATCACGACGGGTTCGTGGGTGCAGAACGGCCCGGCTTTGGTTGAAGCCGCGAACTGGGATGCCAAGAAGACGCTGCGGATCGAGTTGGGCGAGATGTTCTTCAAGCCAAAGGCGATCGCGCTCACGGTCGGTACGCCTTACGTGCTCCAGATCGTCAACACCGGGAAGAAGAAGCACGAGTTCGTCGCGGACGATTTCTTCGGCTCCATCGCCTTCCGTAAGGCGCAGGATCTGCTCGGCGAGTACAAGGGCCCGACTCTGAAAGAAGTCGAGGTCTTCGCCGGAAAGCAGCTCGACTTGTACGTCATTCCGACAAAGGCCGGATCGTACTTGCTCGTCTGCGAGATCGAGGGCCACCGCGAGGAGGGCATGGAGGGAACGATTACCGTCAGCGCGGCCTAGTGGAAGGCAGTCGGGTCGTGGAATCGGAGCAGCGTTGGGCTCATTCGTGGGCACGGGCCACGATCCTGACTGCCGGCATTGTTCTCGCGTTCACGGTGATGTTTGCCGTCGTCCCGGACCGGCTGGCCACGCTGATCGAGCAGCGCACGCGCTCCTCGATCATCCGCGACCTGACGCTCACGGCCTGGTCCGTCGGTTCTGTCATCGCCGCGTGCTGGGTTCTCGTGTGGCTTCAGCGCCGAAGGATCATGTGATGGAGTTCGCGGCACGTCCTGTCGGAACTGGATGGTTCGAAGACAACATCCCGTGCATGCGCGCGTGTCCCGTGCTTACCAACGCGGGGCGATACGTGGCGGCGATCGGGCGAGGTGACGACGAACTCGCCTATCGCACCGCGCGCATGCCGAACCCGTTTCCTTCGATCTGTGGGCGAGTGTGTGCCGCGCCGTGCGAGGATGCGTGCCGTCGTGGAGCCATCGACGAACCGATCGCGATTCGCGCGCTGAAGCGCTTCGCCTGCGAGCGTTGCGGAGTCGAAAGCGCGTCGGGGGACCGCACGTGGCGGGAGTCGGTTCGTCGCGCGCCTGCTCGCCCCCAGCGAATCGCCATCATCGGTTCCGGGCCCGCGGGTCTCGCGTGCGCCCACGACCTGGCCGCGTACGGCTATCGCCCGGTCGTTTTCGAGGCTGCCAACCGGCCCGGCGGAATGATGGGGCTTGGAATTCCCGCCTATCGGCTCGTTCGCGAGGTTCTCGACGCAGAAATCGCCTCGATTCTCGACCTCGGCGTCGAGTTGCGAACCGGCGTTTCGCTGGGCCGCGATCTCACGCTGGGCGACGTTCGCGCCGACTTCGACGCCGTGTTCGTTGC is a window encoding:
- a CDS encoding Gmad2 immunoglobulin-like domain-containing protein; protein product: MRRIGIVLATLALAASACSARTPNAQPSGTTSAEPTASPATFAHQVWFNDADGKLLLGYRTAAGTPAVARAAITSMLDGPTSAERAQGTGTSIPVETKLVDLNIADRVATVDLSSEFEASGGTLGERLRLAQVVFTLTQFDTVTSVSLRIDGRAIREFGSHGLVLDRPSTRDDFEDLMPAIVVEHPIPGDRVSSPVTVSGTANVFEATVSLRILDAGGKEIATTFTNATCGTGCRGTYSVNVTFEVAAEQQGTIEVFVSSAKDGKPTDVVRVPVILTG
- a CDS encoding alpha/beta hydrolase-fold protein, giving the protein MIARRALALLVLLASLSLPGAARAGVSVELVKFGDVPVNVVLPDGYDSGPLRYPVIYLLHGYSENENTWLDMGNLAAFAADKQAIFVTPGGDPDGWYSDWRNGANKWESFHIGTLIPYIDTHYRTIGARAGRAIAGLSMGGFGSMSYAARHPVCSSRRRPSPEPWTRPTRAPWQSWLSPAHSVRSPETTGSRCGETR
- a CDS encoding response regulator transcription factor, translated to MGTRVLIVEDHAVVREGTREILARDATLEVAGEAGTASEAVRLARELRPDVILLDLALPDRNGIDAVPDIAEAAPDARILVLSAYDDEDYVVAAIEAGAAGYLLKTMRGKEVIEAIHAAREGRVTLHPAVAAKLRHSLQKGSPSLSPREREILELAARGLRNKEIGRAMHLSVRTVEGHLSHILAKLGVSSRTEAVVYGVARHWFDMDRTAGETSP
- a CDS encoding PAS domain-containing sensor histidine kinase, producing MTWSSGEEPAATGLRERLRSRRFWAVQALVVLVTATHAMVEWLELLTGYSLDAAYFVPASLYFIPVLYASLRFGREGAVPTALWAGLLAIPNMLIWHSGLERVGEATQLLVVVIIALIVSGRVDRETTARHRAETEESSRRASEARYRSLFESAAEPILILDADGTIEEGNAAASALFGRPAAQLRGLDLTRFVDPAAAAVLLRLVRSERSSHKEILIRTADDRRTWVEPVCSAFKDSSGKVMVQAVLRDVTERRERQQGLESYAQQMQQVQEEERLRIARELHDGSVQSLVALCRKLDSVEEATEIAALGDVNRTIRDAREAAEAVADELRRFSRDLRPSVLDNLGLVPAVRWVVNDLERRTGMRGTFTVEGPEQRVHSDVELCLFRIAQEALRNVEHHARASRARVRISFAGTLRLIVADDGRGFDAARNPDGRAPDHLGLLGMKERVRLLGGELRVASSPGAGTSVEASIPMTARPGDGRVRPGTPGHWSREQRIEQ
- a CDS encoding cupredoxin domain-containing protein, yielding MKRAMVRFPALVLAALTLATSACGSDKPSNVATSPTPSATALGADQYVQNASAFVDAANWDAAATVRLELGEMYFKPEVLTFEAGKPYKVEIVNAGKKDHEFVAGDFFRSIATRKAEDTSAEVKVPYFTEVEVLAGKSTELLFVAVMPGTFEMLCEIEGHREEGMEGTITVTGSPPTVPAPVLAGITTGSWVQNGPALVEAANWDAKKTLRIELGEMFFKPKAIALTVGTPYVLQIVNTGKKKHEFVADDFFGSIAFRKAQDLLGEYKGPTLKEVEVFAGKQLDLYVIPTKAGSYLLVCEIEGHREEGMEGTITVSAA